Genomic segment of Verrucomicrobium sp.:
TACCACCCACAGATGACGAAAGGTTCCGTGAATCACTCCCAAGGCAAGTCCAAGGAAAACGTTTCGGATTATAGATTGATAAGCAAGCGCGCAGCCGATGACTTGTCAGGAATGAAATATCCCACCTCCATAATACAATATGCGAAGCACTCTAGTATGTGTAGGTGGCACACAAATCAAAAACCGATTGAACTCATGATCTATTTAATTAAGACCCTAACCAATGAAGGCGACTTGATTATTGATAGCCACGCAGGCTCTGGAACTACCTTAATCGCCGCCCGGGCTTGCGGACGTAGAGCAATTGGCATCGAGCAAGACACAGCCATCGCCGAAACGGCTGTCGAAAGGCTCCGAATGGAGATTTTT
This window contains:
- a CDS encoding site-specific DNA-methyltransferase; the protein is MKELFSDGQVQVLNGKWEDFIGNADHIITDPDYGTTYQKWDKGLDLSAWWVWINKTLTPGGTAAFTSSQPFTSKAVMSRPEWFRWAWVWDKKNPTNFPNAKRQPLKVHEDVLVFCDRQPTYHPQMTKGSVNHSQGKSKENVSDYRLISKRAADDLSGMKYPTSIIQYAKHSSMCRWHTNQKPIELMIYLIKTLTNEGDLIIDSHAGSGTTLIAARACGRRAIGIEQDTAIAETAVERLRMEIF